One window of the Clostridium sp. MB40-C1 genome contains the following:
- the trmB gene encoding tRNA (guanosine(46)-N7)-methyltransferase TrmB, translating into MRLRKKWWARPELEASPLFKSVDEAKELKGKWSQEFNNNNDIYLELGCGRGGFTAKTAQKYADKNIIAIDLKDEILVMALRNITEAEIENARIIAMNIGGISEIFDENEISRIYINFCNPWPKDRHKKRRLTHTRFLTQYKTFIRKGTEIHFKTDDLELFEESFEYFEGSGFQIIYKTYDLHNSEYRKENIMTEYESKFKELGIKSKFLIAKLK; encoded by the coding sequence ATGCGATTAAGAAAAAAATGGTGGGCTAGACCTGAACTAGAGGCAAGTCCTTTATTTAAGTCGGTAGATGAAGCAAAAGAGTTAAAAGGCAAATGGAGTCAAGAGTTTAACAATAATAATGATATATATTTAGAATTAGGATGCGGAAGAGGTGGATTTACCGCAAAGACAGCTCAAAAATATGCTGATAAAAATATAATAGCTATAGATCTTAAAGATGAAATTTTGGTAATGGCTCTTAGAAATATTACTGAGGCAGAGATTGAAAATGCTAGAATAATAGCAATGAATATAGGCGGAATTTCAGAAATTTTTGATGAAAATGAAATAAGTAGAATATATATAAATTTTTGTAATCCATGGCCTAAAGACAGACATAAAAAAAGAAGACTTACTCATACAAGATTTTTAACACAATATAAGACATTCATAAGAAAAGGAACAGAGATACATTTTAAAACTGACGACTTAGAACTTTTTGAAGAATCTTTTGAGTATTTTGAGGGAAGTGGGTTTCAAATAATTTATAAGACTTATGATTTGCATAATAGTGAATATAGAAAAGAAAATATTATGACAGAATATGAATCTAAATTTAAAGAACTAGGAATAAAGAGTAAATTTCTTATAGCTAAACTTAAATAG
- a CDS encoding AI-2E family transporter, translating to MLKQLWQKQATKKVIYLIVLLLMLYFIKPMFNLFLLTFLLAYFVDTTKMFIVDKLSRFVKISPKLIIFGIYMFIVLILGFVITKYIPAAVNESAHFIHEASNLKFTESKYITKILEQVDVAKYTHMGVNSLVEGATNIGKWAVNIFLSLILSLFFVLQKDEIKDFIRKFKHSRVSGFYEYMSYFGKSFMNSFAKVIQAQILIAVVNTGFSLIGLSVIGFKNLIALGFMIFILSLIPVAGVIISLIPLCLIAFQLGGIIKVVYVLVMIAVIHAFESYVLNPKLMSNKTNLPVFFTFVILIVSEHFMGTWGLLLGIPIVIFVLDMLGVNLESDKKQIKLKINKERIKVNKEKISNMKADA from the coding sequence ATGTTAAAGCAACTTTGGCAAAAACAAGCTACAAAAAAAGTGATATATTTAATTGTTTTGTTATTAATGTTGTATTTTATAAAACCAATGTTTAATTTGTTTTTACTTACCTTTTTACTTGCATATTTTGTAGACACTACAAAAATGTTTATTGTAGATAAGCTAAGTAGATTTGTAAAGATAAGCCCTAAATTGATTATTTTTGGTATTTATATGTTTATAGTTTTGATATTAGGTTTTGTTATTACGAAGTATATACCAGCAGCAGTCAATGAAAGCGCACATTTTATACATGAAGCATCTAATCTTAAATTTACAGAATCTAAGTATATTACAAAAATATTGGAGCAAGTGGATGTTGCAAAATATACTCATATGGGAGTTAATAGTTTAGTTGAAGGCGCAACTAATATAGGAAAATGGGCGGTAAACATATTTCTATCCTTAATTTTAAGTTTATTTTTTGTTCTCCAGAAAGATGAGATAAAAGATTTTATAAGAAAATTTAAACATAGTAGGGTATCTGGATTTTATGAATATATGTCTTATTTTGGAAAAAGCTTCATGAATTCTTTTGCTAAAGTTATACAGGCTCAAATTCTAATAGCAGTAGTTAATACAGGATTTTCTCTTATTGGTCTTTCTGTAATAGGATTTAAAAATTTAATTGCTTTAGGTTTTATGATATTTATTTTAAGTTTGATTCCAGTAGCAGGAGTTATTATATCATTGATACCTCTTTGTCTTATAGCTTTTCAGTTAGGAGGCATAATAAAAGTAGTTTATGTATTAGTGATGATAGCTGTAATACATGCCTTTGAAAGCTATGTATTAAATCCTAAATTAATGTCAAATAAAACTAATTTACCTGTTTTCTTTACTTTTGTCATTCTAATTGTTTCTGAACATTTTATGGGTACATGGGGACTTTTGTTAGGTATTCCAATAGTCATATTTGTTTTGGATATGTTAGGTGTTAATCTAGAAAGTGATAAAAAGCAAATTAAATTAAAAATAAATAAAGAGAGAATAAAAGTTAATAAGGAAAAAATAAGTAATATGAAGGCTGATGCTTAA
- a CDS encoding ABC transporter permease has protein sequence MRSIFTLALNTLKVTLRKKSNLIGYFIMPIVSLAIIMAIMGKGEVTKIKIGVVNKDNSVISTDMLKYLENTGKFENIPIEEKDVQNNVVNKNVNLAIIIPKGFSEEVYNNKLESIKMVSIQGKEVTAWVENYTNLYIKNILDIAKASKGNKDKFNSIYNGYKNQDLKLSVEKVKDKALNKELTERGLGILIMFLLIGATSTSNIILKEKRERTYQRICSTPVNSRIYMISNVLANIIIISIQVILAIVAIKCILNIEIYMEVYKLFLVMMLLGIVSIGIGMIVVAFSESTAEAGNLSTLIITPTCMLGGCFWPMKIMPDKIQKISNFVPQKWTIEAISKLQNGEGIKEIGINIVILLAFALVLFLVANFKMKKSDKVGSFI, from the coding sequence ATGAGAAGTATATTTACACTAGCTTTAAATACCTTAAAAGTTACCTTAAGGAAAAAGTCTAATCTAATAGGTTATTTTATAATGCCTATAGTGTCGCTAGCTATAATAATGGCAATAATGGGAAAGGGTGAAGTGACAAAAATAAAGATAGGGGTAGTTAATAAAGATAATAGTGTTATTTCAACGGATATGCTTAAATACCTAGAAAATACAGGGAAATTTGAAAATATACCTATTGAAGAGAAGGATGTACAAAATAATGTAGTAAATAAAAATGTGAATCTTGCTATTATTATACCAAAAGGATTTAGTGAAGAGGTTTATAATAATAAATTAGAAAGCATTAAGATGGTATCTATTCAAGGAAAAGAAGTAACGGCTTGGGTTGAAAATTATACTAACCTATATATAAAAAATATTTTAGATATAGCTAAGGCTTCTAAAGGAAATAAAGATAAATTTAATTCAATATATAATGGATATAAAAATCAAGATTTAAAATTAAGTGTTGAAAAAGTTAAAGATAAAGCATTAAATAAAGAATTAACAGAAAGAGGACTAGGAATTTTAATAATGTTTCTTCTTATTGGAGCTACGTCTACTTCAAATATAATTTTAAAGGAAAAAAGAGAAAGAACTTATCAAAGAATATGCTCGACTCCTGTAAATTCTAGAATATATATGATAAGCAATGTATTAGCAAATATAATTATTATATCAATTCAAGTAATACTTGCTATTGTAGCTATAAAGTGTATATTAAATATTGAAATATATATGGAAGTATATAAATTATTTTTAGTTATGATGCTATTAGGAATTGTATCTATAGGTATAGGAATGATAGTTGTTGCTTTTTCAGAATCAACAGCAGAAGCGGGAAATTTATCTACTTTAATAATTACTCCAACATGTATGTTAGGGGGTTGCTTTTGGCCAATGAAAATAATGCCAGATAAGATTCAAAAAATATCTAACTTCGTTCCTCAAAAGTGGACTATAGAAGCTATATCAAAGCTTCAAAATGGAGAAGGAATTAAAGAGATAGGGATAAATATAGTGATTCTACTTGCGTTTGCGTTAGTACTATTTCTTGTGGCAAATTTCAAAATGAAAAAAAGTGATAAAGTTGGAAGTTTTATATAA
- a CDS encoding ABC transporter permease, whose amino-acid sequence MNILNIILKDIKEGFRSKKELALMILFPIVLIVILGTALSSAMNGDIKLGQINVLYTIQGKDNNIETSFNLLENKLKNYNVKFKETNNIEEAKKSLQNGDYACYLLTNEDNKEIKMFKNDRYHLDASFIEGILNTFVQRYNVVNEIGKHDPRMVGQILKENNKKYVNIESLNEKKEPKAIDYYGVTMTTLIIMYSSMTAAFGIVGEKNRKTSNRMIIAPITKKEIFMGKILSSVIITVIEIIIVIMFSKYVIKVNWGDNLPILLLVLFSEIVMAVSIGIGVAFLTKTEAVMNGILNAVIPVMVFLGGGYVPIDEFKNTLLTNVSNFSPIRWVNSSILNIVFTNNYEKVFPAVLINFSIAFIFLMIASMLFRKEEA is encoded by the coding sequence GTGAATATATTAAATATAATTTTAAAAGACATTAAAGAAGGATTTAGAAGCAAAAAAGAACTAGCTCTTATGATTTTATTTCCTATTGTTTTAATAGTTATATTAGGAACAGCTCTTTCTAGTGCTATGAATGGAGATATTAAATTGGGACAAATAAATGTACTATATACTATACAAGGAAAAGACAATAATATAGAAACTAGTTTTAATTTATTAGAAAATAAACTTAAAAATTATAATGTAAAGTTTAAAGAAACCAATAATATAGAAGAAGCTAAAAAAAGCCTTCAAAATGGAGATTACGCATGTTATTTATTAACTAATGAAGATAATAAAGAAATAAAAATGTTTAAAAATGATAGGTATCACTTAGATGCTAGTTTTATTGAAGGAATCTTGAATACATTTGTACAAAGATATAATGTAGTTAATGAGATAGGAAAACATGATCCAAGGATGGTTGGACAGATTTTAAAAGAAAATAATAAAAAGTATGTAAATATAGAATCTTTAAATGAAAAGAAAGAACCAAAGGCTATAGATTATTATGGTGTTACAATGACTACTTTAATAATAATGTACTCATCTATGACAGCAGCTTTTGGAATTGTTGGTGAAAAAAACAGGAAGACGAGTAATAGAATGATTATAGCACCTATTACAAAAAAAGAAATTTTTATGGGAAAAATACTATCCTCGGTAATTATAACGGTAATTGAAATTATTATTGTAATTATGTTTAGTAAGTATGTAATTAAAGTAAATTGGGGAGATAATTTACCTATTTTATTACTTGTTTTATTTTCGGAGATTGTGATGGCGGTGTCTATAGGAATAGGGGTAGCATTTTTGACAAAGACAGAAGCCGTTATGAATGGAATATTAAATGCTGTAATTCCTGTTATGGTATTTTTAGGTGGAGGATACGTACCTATAGATGAATTTAAGAATACACTTCTTACTAATGTGTCAAATTTTTCTCCTATAAGGTGGGTTAATAGTTCTATATTAAATATTGTATTTACAAATAATTATGAAAAAGTGTTTCCTGCAGTACTAATTAATTTTAGTATAGCCTTTATATTTTTAATGATTGCTTCAATGCTTTTTAGAAAGGAGGAAGCTTAA
- a CDS encoding ABC transporter ATP-binding protein, translating to MNIVKIENLMKKFGDLIAVDNINLNIHEGEIYGLLGPNGAGKSTTINMMCGLLSVDKGQIKILDKDINKEAYYTKKNIGVVPQEIAIYEDLTAFENVSFFASLYGLKGKKLRESAMEALEFVGLNDKAKEFPKGFSGGMKRRLNIACAIAHKPKLIIMDEPTVGIDPQSRNHILQSVKKLNSMGCTIIYTTHYMEEVESVCTKIGIIDHGKVIAEGSKEELKSIVTDRNYTEVTVDFNLDINIDEIENINGVLEAKINENRIKIYSSKEINNLDKIILYFTNKGIEIKNIETKRPDLETVFLTLTGRKLRD from the coding sequence ATGAATATAGTTAAAATAGAAAATTTAATGAAAAAATTTGGAGATTTAATTGCTGTTGATAATATAAATTTAAATATACATGAGGGAGAAATATATGGTTTACTTGGGCCAAATGGAGCAGGGAAAAGTACAACTATTAACATGATGTGTGGACTTTTATCTGTGGATAAAGGACAAATAAAAATTTTAGACAAAGATATAAATAAAGAAGCTTATTATACTAAAAAGAATATAGGAGTAGTACCTCAAGAAATAGCTATATATGAAGATCTAACTGCTTTCGAAAATGTAAGTTTTTTTGCAAGTCTTTATGGACTAAAAGGAAAAAAACTAAGAGAAAGTGCTATGGAAGCTTTGGAGTTTGTTGGATTAAATGATAAAGCGAAGGAATTTCCAAAAGGTTTTTCAGGAGGAATGAAGAGGAGGCTTAATATAGCTTGCGCTATAGCACACAAACCTAAGCTAATAATAATGGATGAACCTACAGTTGGAATAGATCCTCAATCTAGAAATCATATATTACAATCAGTTAAAAAGTTAAATTCTATGGGATGTACAATAATTTATACTACTCATTATATGGAAGAAGTTGAGTCTGTTTGTACAAAGATAGGAATAATAGATCATGGAAAGGTTATTGCAGAAGGTAGTAAAGAAGAATTGAAATCTATTGTAACAGATAGAAATTATACAGAGGTTACTGTGGATTTTAATTTAGATATAAATATTGATGAAATAGAAAATATAAATGGAGTTCTAGAAGCTAAAATTAATGAAAATAGAATAAAGATATATAGTTCTAAAGAAATCAATAATTTAGATAAAATAATATTGTATTTTACAAACAAAGGTATAGAAATAAAGAATATTGAAACTAAAAGGCCTGATCTTGAAACAGTATTCTTAACATTAACAGGAAGAAAATTGAGAGATTAG
- a CDS encoding response regulator transcription factor — protein MAIKVLIADDDALIRESLKIILEMTGEIEVSKCVENGYKAVEGCLNNDIDVAILDVRMPVMNGVEAIKDIVSKTDTRALILTTFDEDEYIYDAIKYGSKGYILKNNPPDTIINAIKTVYNGNTVMEDLVLDKIIHGLNDSVNNSIDDTLFTERELEVIVAISEGLSNKEIAKKLYISEGTVKNYISNILSKTGLNHRTQIAIYYLKGKF, from the coding sequence ATGGCAATTAAAGTTTTAATTGCAGATGATGATGCACTTATAAGAGAAAGTCTAAAAATTATTTTAGAAATGACCGGAGAAATTGAAGTTAGTAAGTGTGTAGAAAATGGCTATAAGGCAGTTGAAGGGTGCTTAAATAATGATATAGATGTGGCTATATTAGATGTTAGGATGCCAGTTATGAATGGTGTTGAGGCAATTAAAGATATAGTATCTAAAACAGATACTAGAGCATTAATACTTACTACTTTTGATGAAGATGAGTATATATATGATGCGATAAAGTATGGTTCAAAGGGCTATATTCTGAAAAATAATCCCCCAGATACAATAATTAATGCTATAAAAACTGTTTATAATGGAAATACGGTTATGGAAGACTTAGTATTAGATAAAATAATACATGGATTAAATGATAGTGTAAACAATTCAATTGATGATACTCTATTTACAGAAAGAGAACTAGAGGTAATAGTAGCAATTTCAGAGGGGTTATCTAATAAAGAGATTGCTAAAAAGTTGTATATATCAGAAGGAACTGTTAAAAATTATATAAGTAATATTTTATCTAAAACTGGATTAAATCATAGAACACAGATAGCTATATATTATTTGAAAGGTAAATTTTAA
- a CDS encoding sensor histidine kinase: MEGWLVLSKFFIVIYTATISVNRTNSYNLSYVVVTLLIYMALSVYTYIIEDEIKIKIIEVFILVFLFGSIVLMDNIFILLLPMNFFEVFNLFNIRQSVGVCFLFIPLFWLRNNVFNEYIVILMLTYVIVRIYNIFNSKVEKLTKENDYLREKNYLLNKSSVKDIQYGEQIKYMSQLEERNKIAQAIHDNIGHTISGSLMQLEAIKFIMDKDTIKCKDMIQNTINVLREGMDSIRATLRNIKPPVEQIGVNKLKLILAEFEVNSRIKANLYCEGDLGVVSVVYWKIINDSLKEILTNTIKYSNATEIKAKIEILNKIIKFQVKDNGIGCLNVVKGLGIKGIEERCQNVDGKVIIDGCEGFSVILLLPIQ, translated from the coding sequence ATGGAAGGATGGCTTGTATTAAGCAAGTTTTTCATAGTCATATATACTGCGACTATTTCTGTAAATAGAACTAATTCCTATAATCTTTCTTATGTAGTAGTAACATTGTTAATCTATATGGCACTTAGTGTATATACATATATTATTGAAGATGAGATTAAGATAAAGATAATAGAGGTTTTTATTTTAGTATTTTTGTTTGGTAGTATTGTACTAATGGACAATATATTCATTTTACTACTGCCTATGAATTTTTTTGAAGTATTTAATTTGTTTAATATTAGGCAAAGCGTAGGAGTATGTTTTTTATTTATACCATTATTTTGGCTTAGAAATAATGTTTTTAATGAATATATAGTTATTTTAATGCTCACGTATGTAATAGTTAGAATTTATAATATATTTAATTCAAAGGTTGAAAAACTTACTAAAGAAAATGACTATTTGAGAGAAAAAAATTATTTACTAAATAAATCTTCGGTTAAGGACATTCAATATGGTGAGCAGATAAAGTATATGTCTCAATTAGAAGAAAGAAATAAAATTGCCCAGGCAATACATGACAATATTGGACATACTATTTCAGGAAGCTTAATGCAGCTTGAGGCTATAAAATTTATAATGGATAAAGATACTATAAAATGTAAAGATATGATTCAAAATACCATAAATGTTTTAAGAGAAGGCATGGATAGTATAAGAGCCACTTTAAGAAATATAAAACCTCCTGTTGAGCAAATAGGTGTAAATAAATTGAAACTTATATTAGCAGAGTTTGAGGTTAATAGTAGAATAAAAGCTAACCTATATTGTGAAGGAGACTTGGGAGTAGTTTCTGTGGTGTATTGGAAAATAATTAATGATAGTTTGAAGGAGATTTTGACTAATACAATAAAATACTCAAATGCAACAGAAATAAAAGCAAAAATTGAGATTCTGAATAAAATTATAAAATTTCAAGTTAAGGATAATGGTATAGGATGTTTAAACGTGGTTAAAGGACTTGGAATTAAAGGGATAGAGGAAAGATGTCAAAATGTAGACGGAAAAGTAATTATAGATGGATGTGAAGGGTTTTCTGTAATACTACTCTTGCCTATTCAGTGA
- a CDS encoding site-2 protease family protein — MFSTDELLAKILIIPGILVGFTFHEYAHAWMADRLGDKTPKFQDRLTLNPLSHIDPIGFLMILIIGIGWAKPVETNPNAFKNYYKDDLKVSIVGVIGNLFAALIFTVLLGVLSKVPLQNEKLFYVLYKICLGGISINCLLAVFNLLPIPGLDGFHILRDLFPKFFYEVADKLYRYQMIILLVLILPILGGNSLAGLIIYPPTALLTRFFLLIVNLIV, encoded by the coding sequence ATGTTTAGTACTGATGAGTTGTTAGCCAAGATATTAATTATTCCAGGGATACTAGTTGGATTTACTTTTCATGAATATGCTCATGCGTGGATGGCAGATAGGTTAGGGGATAAAACACCTAAATTTCAAGACAGATTAACTTTAAATCCATTGTCACATATTGACCCTATAGGATTTCTTATGATTTTAATTATAGGAATTGGATGGGCAAAACCTGTTGAAACTAACCCTAATGCTTTTAAAAATTATTATAAAGATGATTTGAAGGTATCGATTGTTGGAGTTATAGGAAATTTATTTGCAGCTTTAATATTTACAGTTTTGTTAGGGGTTTTGTCTAAGGTACCACTCCAAAATGAAAAATTATTTTATGTTTTATATAAAATTTGCCTTGGTGGTATTTCAATAAATTGTTTGTTAGCGGTATTTAATTTACTTCCTATACCAGGTTTGGATGGTTTTCACATTTTAAGAGACTTATTCCCTAAATTTTTTTATGAAGTAGCTGACAAACTATACAGATATCAAATGATAATATTATTAGTTTTGATTTTACCTATATTAGGTGGAAATTCTCTTGCAGGACTTATAATTTATCCACCAACAGCTTTACTTACTAGATTTTTTTTACTAATAGTTAATCTTATAGTCTAG
- a CDS encoding phosphodiester glycosidase family protein has product MGKKNRKTKKKFSFKLFIAFIIFELVFTGATGPFMLYYGPFENAKNTVVGAAMTTMTHQWIATTFLSKERINEIQSRNKIETIIQEDDDEVNIKPKHDSSIERYEISGNKFKGTMIIIHDPTRVKVGYTSKLYKTGETTSAMAKRYNAIAAVNGGAFNDESPSGKKWAGNGGQPVGIIISNGKTIHNDYKDEDKKHEIIGITKDGILLVGYHTIREMKQKNVVDAVSFDKTMIVSGKKTIKSGDGGGGIAPRTAIGQRRDGSIMLLVIDGRQPGSLGATYREVQDLMYENGAFNAANLDGGSSSTLYYEGSVINNPCDALGERSIPTIFYVES; this is encoded by the coding sequence ATGGGTAAAAAAAATAGAAAGACAAAAAAGAAATTTTCATTTAAATTGTTTATAGCCTTTATAATCTTTGAATTGGTTTTTACAGGTGCAACAGGTCCATTCATGCTTTATTATGGGCCATTTGAAAATGCTAAAAATACAGTGGTTGGTGCAGCAATGACAACAATGACTCACCAATGGATTGCTACCACTTTTTTATCAAAAGAACGCATTAATGAAATTCAAAGTAGAAATAAAATAGAAACAATTATTCAAGAAGATGATGATGAGGTTAATATAAAGCCTAAACATGATAGTAGTATAGAAAGATATGAAATAAGCGGAAATAAATTCAAAGGAACAATGATTATAATTCATGATCCAACAAGAGTAAAAGTTGGATATACTAGCAAACTTTACAAAACAGGGGAAACTACAAGTGCCATGGCAAAAAGATATAATGCTATAGCAGCAGTAAATGGAGGAGCGTTTAATGATGAATCACCAAGTGGAAAAAAATGGGCTGGAAATGGTGGACAACCTGTAGGTATAATAATTTCTAATGGTAAAACAATTCATAATGACTATAAAGATGAAGATAAGAAACATGAAATTATAGGTATTACTAAAGATGGAATTTTACTAGTAGGATATCATACAATAAGAGAAATGAAGCAAAAGAACGTAGTTGATGCAGTTTCTTTTGATAAGACTATGATTGTCAGTGGTAAAAAGACAATAAAAAGTGGAGATGGTGGAGGGGGCATTGCTCCAAGAACCGCTATAGGACAAAGAAGAGATGGAAGTATTATGCTTCTAGTTATAGATGGAAGACAACCAGGAAGTTTAGGGGCAACCTATAGAGAAGTTCAAGATTTAATGTATGAAAATGGTGCCTTTAATGCAGCTAATCTAGATGGAGGCTCATCATCAACATTATATTATGAAGGATCAGTTATAAACAATCCTTGCGATGCTTTAGGAGAAAGATCAATACCTACGATATTTTATGTGGAATCGTAA
- a CDS encoding PhoH family protein, which yields MGKTYVLDTNVILYSPRSIFCFEDGNVVIPEVVLEELDTFKKNTGELGANARIAARLIDGLRKKGKLNKGIELPNGGSLRVEMNHYETKIPYSWDKAKADNRIIQICKGLKENGEDVFLITKDIFERIKADIMDIRADDYYEKVVPEYDDQYTGREEVYVSSDKIDDFYKKKYMNFQDLKIYSEEAQQYYTPKLYPNEFLIMHSLENPKKTALGKFDGEKVISLIYKDKSPLGISPRNVGQKFMLEALFSSADKVPLVIIKGPAGTGKTLYSLAVGLDKIIQENSGEYRRILVCRPNITMDEDIGYLPGTEEEKIAPYMRPIIDNLEILIDSDEKERYKNEKELSDKIRELFDRKIITTEAVGFLRGRSIVKNWIIIDEAQNLSPKQVKAIITRVSEGSKLVLVGDPEQIDQPFLDYRSNGLCYASEKMKGSHLCCQVTLKYDECERSPLAHEASKLL from the coding sequence TTGGGAAAAACTTATGTATTAGATACTAATGTTATACTATATTCTCCACGTTCTATATTTTGCTTTGAAGATGGTAATGTAGTTATACCAGAGGTTGTTCTAGAAGAATTAGATACATTTAAAAAAAATACAGGGGAACTAGGAGCAAACGCAAGAATAGCTGCTAGATTAATTGATGGATTAAGAAAAAAAGGAAAACTAAATAAGGGAATAGAATTGCCTAATGGTGGAAGTCTCAGAGTGGAAATGAATCATTATGAAACAAAAATTCCGTACTCTTGGGATAAAGCTAAAGCAGATAATAGAATAATTCAGATTTGTAAGGGATTAAAAGAAAATGGAGAAGATGTATTTCTAATTACAAAAGATATATTTGAGAGAATTAAAGCAGATATTATGGATATAAGAGCCGATGACTATTATGAAAAAGTAGTTCCGGAGTATGATGATCAATATACTGGAAGAGAAGAAGTATATGTGTCATCAGATAAAATAGATGATTTTTATAAAAAAAAATATATGAATTTTCAAGATTTAAAAATATATTCAGAAGAAGCTCAGCAATATTATACTCCTAAATTATATCCAAATGAATTTTTAATAATGCACTCTTTAGAAAATCCTAAAAAAACGGCTTTAGGAAAGTTTGATGGAGAAAAAGTAATATCACTTATATATAAAGATAAGTCTCCACTTGGAATAAGTCCTAGGAATGTGGGACAAAAATTTATGTTAGAGGCTTTGTTTTCTAGTGCGGATAAAGTACCACTTGTAATAATTAAAGGACCAGCTGGAACTGGTAAAACATTATATTCTCTTGCTGTAGGATTAGATAAAATAATACAAGAAAATAGTGGGGAATATAGAAGGATATTAGTATGCAGACCTAATATCACTATGGATGAAGATATTGGGTATTTACCAGGTACTGAGGAAGAAAAAATAGCTCCTTATATGAGACCAATTATAGATAATTTGGAAATTTTAATTGATTCCGATGAAAAAGAAAGATATAAAAATGAAAAGGAACTTAGTGATAAAATAAGAGAGTTATTTGACAGGAAAATCATTACTACAGAAGCTGTAGGATTTTTAAGGGGAAGGTCTATAGTTAAAAATTGGATAATAATAGATGAAGCTCAAAATTTATCGCCAAAACAAGTTAAAGCTATTATTACCAGGGTGAGTGAAGGAAGTAAATTAGTACTTGTAGGCGACCCAGAGCAAATAGATCAACCTTTTTTAGACTATAGGTCCAACGGACTATGTTATGCTTCAGAAAAAATGAAAGGAAGTCATTTGTGCTGTCAAGTAACATTGAAGTATGATGAATGTGAAAGATCCCCTCTTGCTCATGAAGCATCAAAATTATTATAG
- a CDS encoding Fur family transcriptional regulator has product MDNITSTFREKKLKLTPQRIAVYKYLLSTKEHPSAETIYKALHEDYPTMSLATIYKTLKTLVEVNLIQEINVGEGNFRYDGNATPHPHIQCLNCGKVDDIEGISFSHLNETVKDYTDYEVLSNKIYFYGLCCDCKEKA; this is encoded by the coding sequence ATGGATAACATAACCTCTACTTTTAGAGAAAAAAAATTAAAACTTACTCCTCAGCGTATAGCCGTTTACAAATACCTACTTTCTACTAAAGAACATCCTTCAGCTGAAACTATATATAAAGCCTTACATGAAGATTATCCAACCATGAGTTTAGCAACTATATATAAAACACTAAAAACTTTAGTTGAAGTTAACCTTATTCAAGAAATTAATGTAGGTGAAGGAAATTTTAGATATGATGGTAATGCTACACCCCATCCTCACATACAATGTTTAAATTGTGGAAAAGTAGACGATATAGAAGGAATCTCATTTTCCCATTTAAATGAAACTGTAAAAGACTATACTGATTATGAAGTTCTTTCAAACAAAATATATTTTTATGGCTTATGTTGTGATTGCAAAGAAAAAGCATAA